CGGAAACGGTGATTTTACCAATTTCGATTGCAAACAAGATCAACTGTTCATCGGTAATTCGCGAAATGCGTTCATCTCACGCGACCTGGGTCAAACATGGCAACAGCTCCCTTTGCCCAATCGCACACGCTTGGTTACTGGCGTCCTGTTCGGTCCAGATCTCAGCCTCTGGGTAACCACGGATCTAGGCGCGTTTCGCAGCGACAACGGAAATACATGGCATGCGGTGACCGCGGGCAACGATCACTCGACGCTCTCCTACATCAACGTCACCTCGCAAGCGCATCTTGTGGCCCTTAGCGCACGCCGAGACAAAGTGTTCGAAAGCAATGACGCCGGGGCGACGTGGAATCTTTTAACGGAATCTCAGCGGCCGTTACGCCAACTACTTGCGACTGCAAATCAACTGTTCGGAGTTGTACAGTTCGGAGGAATTGTCGTAGGAACCTTCTCAGAATCAAACGCGCAGTCGACAAACAGATTGCCTTTGGTTGCTCAGGGCGATCCGTCGAACTGAGGACGGCAGACTGAAGCCTTTAGTCGCATTACATTTAGCCGGGTAATCGCCCGCCGTACCGCTAAAGTTGCACCAGTCCCTAGTAAATCCTTCAGCTCGAGCCATTTCCCACGCCACTCCATGACTGCCAAGTTCCTATAACTTTTGCCAGTGTTCTAACAAACATTACTGAATATAGTTGCAGCCAAGACGAAGTAGTTAGTGCAGTCGCTCGACGTTCACGGTTCTAAGATCCGGCCCTGCACGATACTGAACTCGCAGATCAAAAGGACAACCCCGATGAAAAAGACATCAATAATCATTGCGCTCCTGGTACTGGTTGGAACAGTTGCTTTTGCCCAGGAAGTCCCGAAAGAGGAACTCTACCTGGGTTACTCGTTTCTGAGAGTGAACTCCGCAACTATCGTACCCGCCTTTACCGCTAACGGCGGTATCGGGACAATCCAGTACAACTTCAACAAGAATTTTGCGGCCGTGGCTGATTTAGGCGGCTATCACAACGGAAATATCAGCGGTGTTCAGCTTGACTCGACTGCTTTTTCATACCTATTTGGGCCGAAGATCATGGCTCACAAGGGCGGACGTTTGTCTCCATTCATTGAAACTCTGTTTGGCGGCACGCACGTGAGCAGAAGCTTCGCGTTGCCACCTCTTCCTACACAACCAATAAACCCAAGCCCAGCGCCAACCGGAAGATTCGCAAACTCACAGAGTGCCTTTGCCATGGCAATTGGCGGCGGACTGGATATGAAGCTCGGCCGACACATTGCCTTACGTCCTCTTCAGCTGGATTACTTCCTCACCCGGTTCCAGCCACTGTTTTTCGCAGGATTGGGAGAGGTCAACCGCGATCGCAATCAGAACAATCTGAGGTATTCCGCCGGCCTTAATTTCATGTTCGGCGGTGCCACGCCGCCCGCCCCCATCGCCAGTTGCTCAGGAACTCCGTCTGAACTGCTGCCCGATGATCCCCCGGTAAGTGTCTCGGTGAACACAACTAACTTCAATACCAAGCACGATCTGGCCTACAACTGGAGCAGCACCGGCGGCCAAGTTACCAGCAGCGGCTCATCCGCAAAAATAGATGCCAACGGACTTACTCCGGGAAGTTATACGGTCACGTCCAATGTGACCGACCCGAAACAGAAGAAGAATAACAGTGCAAGTTGCACCACAGCATTTACGGTGAGGCAACCGCAAGCTCCGACTGTGGCCTGCGGCGCTAGCCCTAGTTCGATCCAGGCCGGGAGCAACGTTCCGGTCACACTTACCGCGCGCGGGGCCGCTCCCGACGGCCGACCGATCAAGTCGCGGAACGTTACAAGCAATTTCGGGACAATCAAAGAAGGATCCACCAGCGTCGGAGATCAAGTAGGATCCTGGGTATCAGCCGCCACGCTGGACACGTCTGGAGTAAGCTCCGGACCAATTGAAGTCAACGTTGCCGTCACGGATTCACGCGGTCTAACCGGAACTTGCGTGGCCCGCGTAGACGTTCAACCCCTGCCTGCGGCGCCAGCACCTGTAACAGAGAGCTTGGTGAGCGCGTGCAATTTCAATAACACAAAGAGCCCTGCCCGCGTCGATAACGAATGCAAGGCCAACCTTGATGACGTCGCGGTAAGAATGCAGAAGGACCCTGGGGGGAAGGTGGTTTTCGTTGGGTCGGCGGACTCGGAACAAGAAGCGGCTATACCGCAGCTGGGTGCCATTCGCGCTGTCAATGCCAAGGAGTACTTGGCCGCGGGTGAAGGCCAGCAACAGGCGGACGCGAGCAGGATCGAAGTCCGCCAGGGGCCTTCCGGTGAAAACAAGGTCGACCTTTATTGGGTTCCAGCCAATGGCAACTTCACGGTGGCGAACGCCAGCCCAGTGGACGAGGCCCAAGTAAAGGCCGTCGCTTCATCTCTAAAGGGAAAAAAGCGAAAGGCAGTTAAAGGAGCTCCAGCTGCCTCAGGCAACTAGCCAACGCTCGCGCTTAATGAAGTCGCAGGGTTGTATGCCTTAATCGGTCGCAAAGTCGGGAGTTTCCGTGAGTTGTTCGCCGCGCCTAGCGAATGGCCAACCAGCCATGTGCAGCGCGGCAACAATTCATTAGCGTAAGTATTTTCGCTTGCTTGGAGTGGCACACCTCTTTATCGACCGCGCTAATCGCTCCAGATCACAGCGATTCCCGTTCCGAGCCTTTCACCTCGAATATTCAGACGCAGCTCAGTCTTCTCGCGTGGTTTCCAGAGTGGATTGTTGGCAACTCGATTATCAGCCGCCCAGGACCGCTGGTGACTGCGCAACGCGAACCCTCGCGCCCGAACTGAGGGAGTCTGGCGGATTCACGATGACCGCCTCGTCGCCATTGAGTCCCGCAACTACCTCCACGCGGTCTCCGAAGTCGCGCCCAATCGTTACCGGCACGAGCTGTGCGTGAGCGCCGTCTCTTACCGTGGCTATGCGCAAGCCGTCGGAGCGAAACAGCAGAGTATTCACCGGCAAGACGTAGGCTGACGAAGCGGAGGGGATCTTTAGATGCACTTCGGCATAGGCTCCTGTAAGGAGCGATCCAGTTGGATTGGGGACATCGACCTCCACGAGCAGGGTCCTAGTCACGGGATCGATCGCCTCGGCAGTGCGCACCAGCTTGCCTTGAAAACGTTGGCCGGGAAATTCGGCTAGCCTGAGATCTGCGGCGATGCCGCTTTTGGCACTCTGGGAGTATGCCTGAGGCACGTTCACATATGCGCGTACCACTCCGGGTTGAGCAATACGAAACAGTTCAGTCTTGGCTCCGCCGCTGCCGGAATCAATCAGCGCACCAATATCGGTATTTCGAGCGGTTATGACGCCATCAAACGGCGCATAAATCCTTTCAAACGACTGTAGATCTTGAAGACGCTTTACATTGAATTCGTTTGCCTGGACAGTGGCCACATTAGCCTCGTAGGCTCCCACGGCGCTGTCGGTTTCCTGTTTTGAGACGGAGTCGCTCTTCAAGAGTTCTTGAAAGCGGTTAGACGTTATCTGCGAAAGTTTGAGGTTCGCGTTTGCGGTTGCTAATTGCGCTCGCGCCTGCTGAAGCTGCTGATCTACTTCTGGTGTTTCGATTTCAGCTAAAAGTTGCCCTTTCTTCACGTGAGTCCCGATATCGACGTACCACCGCTTCAGATATCCGTTGGTTCGGGCGTAAATCGGCGCGCTGCTGAAGGCTTGCACATTGGCCGGCAGGACGATCTCCTTGCTTGGGGCTGAGTGCTCGGGATGTATTACTGTCACCGTGGGTACGGCCATTTCCGCGGTCTCGCCATGCACGGCTGCTTTTGCTTTGATTCGCGGCAATATAGCAAACGACATGACCGCAGTCACAAGCAGGAGTGCGATTACAGCAACAAGCCAGATCGTTTTTCTGCGAAACGGTGTAGGGGAACTACCCTCTGAACCATTCATATCCTTCGCTCTTGGTGGTTGCTCTAATTCAGTTATTGCCATGAGTGCTCCGGAATTTCTTTTTTATTTTAAGAATGCTTATTGCGCCTCAACCGATGCAGTCCTTTTGCAGTGCATGACGCTGAAGAATGTGGGAACAAAGAACAGCGTGGCCACAGTAGCAAAGAGCAAACCGCCAATCACCGCGCGACCAAGTGGCGCATTTTGCTCGCCTCCTTCGCCGAGGCCCAGCGCCATCGGAACCATGCCGATAATCATCGCCAGGGCGGTCATCAGTACAGGCCGGAAGCGAGTGAATCCAGCTGCGAGAGCGGCCGCCACCGGGTCCCGTCCTTCTTCGATCTGTTCCTTCGCGAAGCTGACCACCAGGATGCTGTTGGCAGTTGCAACACCCACGCACATAATCGCCCCGGTGAGGGCGGGCACACTCAGTCTGGTATGAGTCACGAACAGGAAGATAGCGATTCCGCAAAGAGCTGCGGGAGTGGCTGAGATGATGATGAAGGGATCGAGCCAGGACTGAAAATTCACTACGATCAGTAGGTACACAAGAACGATCGAAAAAACCAGACCTCCAAGGAGGCCGATGTAGGACGAGCGCATCGTCTGGACCTGACCGCGAACTATGAGCTGCGAACCCCGCGGAAGATCTTTCTGATTCTCCTGCACAATGCGATTCACATCGCTTGCGAGGCTGCCCAGATCGCGACCCTGCACCGAGCCGTAAATGTCGATGACTGGCTGAATGTTGTAGTGAGATATCACCGGCGAACCGACTCCGCGGTTGATCGATGCCAGGCTGGCCAGGATCTCAGGAGGCGCATTCGAATTTGTTCCGGTTACGGGAATGTTCTCCAGCTGTTCCAACGTGTCTACGCGGTATTGGGGTGTTTGCGCTGCGATGTTGTAGCTCACTCCGTTCTTGGGATCGAGCCAGAAGGTCGGAGAAGTCTGAAAGCTTCCGCTAAGCGAAACCAGGAGGTTTGTCGCGACATCTCGCTGTGTGAACCCAATCTCTTGAGCTTTCGTACGATCCACCCAGATGTGCAACTTTGGCTGATCGAACGGTTGCTGAATCCGCAGATCGGCGATTCCGTCTACGTAGCGGAGCTTCTCGATCAGGCCATCCGCGAACCGATGGTTCGCTTCTTTGTTATTTCCGACAATTTGCAGATCAAGCGGAGCAGGTAGTCCGAAATTCAAAATCTGACTTACGATATCCGCCGGCAAAAAGGAAAATGTCACTCCAGGAAATTGCTTTGGAAGATCGAGGCGCAAATCGTGGACATACTCCTCAGTTGGACGATGTTTGGCAGACAGGCTTACTAGTACGTCAGCATCCGCCGGCCCAACGGGAGCAGAGTTGCTATAAGAGAGATTGATTCCACTGTAAGGCAATCCAATGTTGTCGATGATGCTCGAGATTTCCTCTTGCGGAATATGTTCGCGGATTGAACGCTCGATCAAATCGCAGAGCCGGGCCGTGTCTTCGATACGAGTCCCGGTAGGCGCTCGCAAATGCAACTTGATTTGACCACCATCGACTGCAGGAAAGAAGTCCTGACCTAACCACGGAATAACGAGCAGTAACAAAGTCACGCAGACGCTGAAGAAACCGGCCAGAAAGACGCGCCTGTGGTGCAGGCACAGATTCAAGGAGCGGTGATAGCCATCTCGCAGTCCCTCGAACACTTCCTCGAAACGAACTTGAAAGCGCACAAACGGATTTCGGCTGTCGGTCGAAAGGTGTGCCGGCTCTTCTTCATGTCCGCGTAGCAGGTACTTTGCCATCGTTGGAACCAAGGTTCGCGAGAGGAGGTAAGACGCTAACATCGCAAACACGACAGCTTCGGCAAGCGGGACGAACAAATAGCGAGCCACGCCCGTGAGAAAGAACATCGGGACAAACACGATGCAAATGGAAAGAGTGGAGACGAAAGCCGGTACAGCAATCTGTGCTGCACCATCAAGTATCGCCTGCTGAATCTCCTTGCCCTGCGCGATATTGCGGTGGATGTTCTCGATCTCAACAGTCGCATCATCCACGAGAATGCCGACTGCCAGGGCGAGCCCTCCCAAAGTCATGATGTTGAAGGTCTCACCGATGGCGCTGAGTACCACAATGGAAGTGAGAATTGAAAGCGGGATCGATACCGCAATGATCAAAGTGCTACGCCAGCTTCCAAGAAATATCAGAATCATCAGGCCGGTCAGACATGCCGCTATAGTGGCTTCTTTGAGCACACCTTGAATGGACGCACGTACAAATAAGGATTGATCGGCCAGAGGGCGGACTTCTAGTGCCGGGGGCAAGGCGGCCTTGATCTGAGTCAGCTGATCCTTGATTCCCGAAATCACGTTCAGCGTGGAGGCGTCTCCGGCTTTCTGAATGGTAAGAAGGACCGAGCGCTGTCCATTCACGCGCACGATATTGGTTTGTGGCGGAAAGCCGTCGCGCACGTTGGCGACATCCTCAATGTAGATGGTCGAACTGCCGACAGTTTTGATGGGAATACGGTTCAGTTCTGCAATCGTTTGAGGAGCCCCGTTGAGATCAACGTCATACTCCTTCGAGCCGATCTTCGATGTTCCAGAAGGCAGGATCAGGTTTTGTGCGCTAATCGCATTTACTACGTCCAACGGCGATAGTCCCTTGGATTGCAGCGCCGCAGTGTCCAGGTCCACTTGCACCTGGCGCTGTTTGCCACCGTAGGGATAAGGAACTGATGCTCCCGGAACGGTCACAAGTCGAGTCCGAATGAAGTTAAGGCCGTAGTCATTGAGCGCTTGCTCTGAAAGCCCAGTCCCAGACAACGCGAGTTGGAGAATCGGAACAGAAGACGCGCTGTAGCTGATAATTAGCGGCGGAGTCGTCCCTGGTGGCAACTGCCGGAGTTGAGTCTGAGACGACGCTGTGATTTGTCCGATAGCTCGATCGAGACTGGCACCGGGTTGCAAGTAGACCTTCACCACCGCAATGCCATTCAGTGACTGCGATTCGATGTGCTGAATGTTGTCAACGATCGTCGTCATGTTCCGTTCCGTAACGGAAATGATCCGGTCGCTGATCTGCTGCGCATCGAGACCGTTGTAATTCCAGATGATGCTGACGACAGGAATATTGATATTAGGAAATATGTCCGTTGGCGTGTGGAAGATTGCGACGATCCCCAGGATCAAGATCAGGATCGCCATTACCACAAAGGTATATGGCCGCTTTAGCGCGACTCGGACTATCCACATAATTATTGGCCTGGAGAATGCGCGGGTGCCGATGCCTCTCAAGGAGGGAGTTCGTAACCATCGGTACTCTCAAATGGGCTGAGAACGCATTCCCCAGTTCCCTAGGGGAAAGCATTTGACGTACCAGCGCGCTCACACGGACTGCACCTCTGCGCACGTCCTGAAAATGGAAGCATTTACGAGGAAAGGAACGTGCGGCTGGAGTCTGGGTTTGAGGATATTGAGACTTGCTTGCGTCTAGTGGTCGACGGCACTCGACATTGGCGCATCGCTGTCAGAGCAGGGTCTGAATTCGCAGGCTGGAACGCCTCGCACCGAAAGAATTAGAGTGAGGATGGTCTAAAACCGTCGCAGTCCGCGGAAATGAAGGGATAACCCGACGGCGCAAATCAAGAAGACTACCAACAACAAAACGATAATGCCGATGAGGTCACCTCTTCTGTAATGCAAGTCTGGATCGAGGTAACGGATTCTCTCCAAGAGGTCCTCGCCATTAATAGGTTCTTCATCGATTGTCTTTCTCCGTAGATTCTGTCTCCGCATTTGGATCTCCCCCGATCAGCAGGGCCCAAAATGAACGCGACGCGAACGGACCTGGCTCGCGCCGCATCTGGTCGACTATCAGTTTCCTGAAGGCTGGTCCTGCTGAGGAAAAACTAGCTGAAGATTTTTGAAATCGAGTTCTTCGAGAACTGCGGAAACGCCACCCTCGTCCCGAACCCGTATCGCCGAGTCGTACTCGCTTCGAGCACTTACGAGTTGTGCGGTTGCCGTTGCGACGTTCTTCTTGTTTTGCGAGAAGTCCACCTCTACTTGAGGGCCGGTGCCGCTCCATGCGACTCTGTATGTGCCAGGTTGAAGTTCTGTGTTGCCCACTTTGGTGGTCTTGTCGAATGTGACCTCCTTGCTGTTTTTCGCAGCAAACGCGGTAATCGATAGCCCTAACAGCAAAAGAGTGAGTAAGTAAGTACGACTTGATTTCATTATGATCTCCTTTAAGGCTTTCAGCCTGGTTGATGACGATCTGCCCATTTGGAACGAGCAGTATGAGTGGGGAAAAAGTAATCACGGTGCCAACCCGGCGAATCGGAATATCGCCAACGATTCAAGCGGGTACGCCTTCCGGAATTTGCCGGAGCAGCGAAAGCTCCTCAATGCTGTAAAAACCCGACAGCAGCCGACGTGGCAGGTGCCACATTGAAACAAGCGTGCGATCGTGCGGCTTCTACGCACAACGTCCTTCCGCGCGCTCTTTTGCCACCTGGCGCGTGACTGAAATCCCTGCTTGCCTGTAAATCGGATGCATCTTGCGGTCTTGTCCAAAAGCCACCCAGCACAAGACAAAGAACCCAAAGGTAGCCAGGCCAAGTCCTGCTAATGCGAAATCAAAAATTGCTACGTAGAACATCTCGTCTCCTTTTACGCCGCCCGAGTTTTTCTTAATCGACACCGGCGGCTACGCCCGCTTGCTCAGGCGACAGCAGCTTCATGTTGGAGCGCAAGTTCGATCTGCTTTGCTTCGAGAGCACCCAGGTAGAAATCACCGGCTCGGATCACTCCGCTGACTTGCTCAGGTGTTCGCACGCCCACGATGGCTGCGGTGACGGCAGGGTTACGCAGCGTCCAGGCAATAGCAACCTCACCAGGAGTGCGCTCGTAGCGGTCACCAATCTCACGCAAGAGTTGAACCAGACGCAGGTTGCGGGAGAGTAGTGGCTCCTGGAAATTCGGATTCCGCCTTCGCCAATCATCTCGCGCAAGCTGTGTGATTCGTGTCCGCGTCATTGCCCCAGTCAGCAGTCCCGAGTACATCGGGGAATAGACGATCACGCCGATGTCGTTTTCCCGAGCGTACGGAAGTATTTCTTCTTCTGCGTCACGGGCCAGAATCGAATACGGAGGTTGAAGGCTAGTGATGGGCGCGATGCTCTGTGCGCGTTTCATCTGTCCAACGTCGAAGTTTGAGACGCCGATGTAGCGTACTTTGCCTTCTTCCTTCAATCGCACCATTTCCGTCCAGCCTTCTTCGATATCCACATCGGGATTGGGCCAGTGCACCTGATAGAGATCGATGACGTCCACAGCGAGCCGCTTCAGGCTGTCTTCCACTTCGCGACGAATAGACTTTGCTCGGAGTGAGTGTCCAATCTGCCCGCTTTCATCCCAAACCAGTGAGGATTTCGTGAAGATGTAAGGGCGGCTAGTGCATTCCTTCAGCGCAAGTCCAACCACCCTCTCGGAGCGCCCGAGTCCATAGACTGCTGCGGTGTCGATCCAATTGATGCCACGATCGAGGGCTTCATGGATCGCAGCAAGAGACTTCTTGTCCTCTTGCGGGCCCCACCCAAATTCCCAACCACCGCCACCGATCGCCCATGCACCGACACCAATCGGCGTGATGTTCATACTGCTGTTACCAAGCCTTCGCGTTTCCATTTCAGTATTCCATCCTCGTGTTTGCGTTGTTATCTTCTATCGCAGGCGGCTTCGGTTGTGTCGCTTGTTGATGTAGCAGAGCTTCGATTCCGTCAAGCAGTGCCTGCACGCCTTCCGACTTCTGAATGAACAAGTCAGCCAGTGCCAGTTCACGTTTCGGTATGCCGAGCCACCCGGAATAGAGAATCACTTTTGTGTCTGGATTAGCGGCTTTGCAAAGGGCGGCAAGCTCCGCGCCGTTCATCATCGGCATCTGATAATCAAGCACCGCAAGGTCTATTTCTTCTTGTTCTTGTGCTTTGGCAATCGCCGCGGCCTTTTCGGCATCCGAACAAGACACCACGTCGTACCCTTCGTTCCGCAAGATCGCCGAGTTCACGTAGACGCCGAACTCGTTGTCGTCTACACATAGAATCCGATAACGATGTGCGAAATTCCTCAAGCTGCCTGCGCTCATTGCATGCCTCCAATCGAGTCTCGTTTATATAGACGGCAATTTCCGTTCCAAAACCTACTTGCATCGCAAGACTTTACAAATTCAACAAAAATGAATGGACTAAGCGTGCGACAGGAGTCGAAGTGACGTGTCCGGCACGGGATTTTCGTCAAGCTATCGACACTGTTCGACATTTTTTGGCGCAGATGTGAATCCGACAGCAGTTGTTCTAAATCCAACGCTGTATGCCATTGGGAGCGCTCGTCGCTGAGGTGACACGGCGCGCAACTCAGGCGCGCGGACATCTCCTATGGGAAATCTCTCGCGCCATCGCTTCGCATAGCAACCTGACCGAACTCTTCCAGGCCCTTGCCACAACTTTGCATTCGGTGGTGACCTTTGATTACCTCAGCGTTGTGCTCCACGACTCAAGCCGCGACGTGATGCGCATGCACGTTTTGCAGAGCGCGATTTCGTTACCCCTGCAAGCTGGGATGGAATTCGCAATCGACGAATCTCTAGCCGCCTTCGTAATGCGGAGCGGCAAGCCGATGATTATTGCTGACACTCACGAAGAAACGAGATTTGCCAAGCTCATGAAATTGTTGGTTGAGCACGACGTGAGGTCGATCTGCAGTGTTCCATTGGCGACTCCGCGCCGGAGTCTTGGCGCGTTGAGCTTCGGCAGCTCTGACAGGCGCGCGTATGTTGAGGACGACTTCGAAGTGCTGCAAGTTGTTGCCGACCAGGTGGCCGTGGCCGTCGAGAACGCGCTGAACTTCGAGGCCGTACAGAAACTACGCGAGAAACTGGGGCGCGAGCGCGACCGTCTTAAGCTGTTGCTCGATATCAATAACGCGGTAGTGTCAAGTCTCGACTTGCCGGGGCTTTTCCGTGCCATCCCGACCAGTGTTCGTCAGGCAATGCAGTGCGATGCCGCCTCACTCGCATTGCCCGAAGCGAACAACAGGGATCTGCGCCTGCACGGAGTGGATATTCGCGACGGCCGTGGTGTCCTGCGCGAAGAGATGGCGATTCCCATTTCCGGATCAAGCTCGGGCATCGCTTTCGATAGCGGCAAACCGTTTACCTTTGGCAAGCCTCCAGACAATTCCTCGCAGATCTCACTTCAGACCAATGCAGGAGAAGGTTTCAACTCAGGTTGTTTCATCCCAATCATTCGCGGAGACAGAAAGCTGGGAGTACTGCTGCTGCTGGACAGGCGCGAGAATGCGTTTTCGGTTCAAGACGTGGAGTTTCTGGGACAGATCGCAGGTCAGGTCGCTATAGCGCTGGAAAATGCGCTGAATTATCAGGAGCTCAGCGAATCGAGGGAGAGATTAGTGAAAGAACGTCTCTATCTTCTCAACGAAATTCGCAGTGAGCACCGGTTTGATGAAGTAGTCGGTTCCAGCCCCGCTCTGAAAGCCGTGCTAACGCAGATAGAAACTGTTGCCCCGACCGATTCGACCGTTCTGCTTGAAGGAGAGACCGGCACCGGAAAAGAAGTGATCGCGAGAACCGTTCATAATCTGAGCTCGCGACGGGATCATACGTTTGTAAAAGTGAATTGCGCAGCCATACCCTCCGGTCTACTCGAAAGCGAGCTGTTCGGTCATGAAAGAGGAGCCTTCACCGGAGCGCTTACACAGAAGATTGGGCGATTCGAATTGGCCCACAAAGGAACCTTATTCCTGGATGAAATCGGCGACATGCCACTGGAGCTGCAGCCGAAGCTGCTGCGCGTTCTCCAGGAGCAGGAGTTTGAGAGGCTCGGTGGCACGCGTTCCATTCGCGTGGACGTTCGCATTGTGGCAGCCACAAACCGCGATCTCAGCAAGATGGTTGAGGAGCGGCTGTTCCGTGCCGATCTCTACTACCGGTTCAGGGTCTTCCCGGTTACGCTTCCTACCCTCCGTGAACGCCGCGAAGATATTCCCGCTTTGGTACGGTACTTTGCATCGAAATATGCGGAGCGCATGAAAAAGCCGGTAAAGACGATTCCTTCCACCGCGATGGATGCCCTGGTTCGGTACGATTGGCCCGGCAACATTCGCGAACTGCAGAATTTCATCGAACGCGCTGTGATCCTCTCTTCCGATGAAGTATTGCGCCCACCGCTCAGTGAATTGACGAACCAGATGAAACTCACTCCACATGAGAACGGAAACGGCAACTCACTCCAACACGCCGAGCGAGAGCACATTGTGCGTGTTTTAAAGGACGCGGATTGGGTGCTCGGAGGCGATCAAGGAGCCGCCGTCAAGCTGGGCATTCCGCGCACAACATTGATCTACAAGATGCGCCGACTCGGCATCCCTCGTCAGCCGGTGTAGCTACAGACTGGCGGAACTGCGGCCATTTGCCTTTGCCGTTATCAATGCAGTCGCGGCGATCTGGCTAGTAAGAGAAAGAAAAGGAAGCCATGCAAGCAAGGCCGTAACGAGCTAGAAGCTGCGAATCGGGACGTCCATCCCCAAACATCTATCCCATTCTGGGACCTACGCCCGTCAGTGAGGAGAAAGAGGGCACATCTGTTTCCAGATGTGCCCTCTTTCTGTTATGAGATAGCCTGTTCAGTGAATGGTGAGTGCCACAGGTGTCGTATGGCTTATCGCACCAGACGTACCGGTTACCATTACTGTCACCGTGCTGCCAGTGGACGAATTGGAACTGGAACCACAACCTGCCGTA
This Terriglobales bacterium DNA region includes the following protein-coding sequences:
- a CDS encoding response regulator, with translation MSAGSLRNFAHRYRILCVDDNEFGVYVNSAILRNEGYDVVSCSDAEKAAAIAKAQEQEEIDLAVLDYQMPMMNGAELAALCKAANPDTKVILYSGWLGIPKRELALADLFIQKSEGVQALLDGIEALLHQQATQPKPPAIEDNNANTRMEY
- a CDS encoding efflux RND transporter permease subunit, encoding MWIVRVALKRPYTFVVMAILILILGIVAIFHTPTDIFPNINIPVVSIIWNYNGLDAQQISDRIISVTERNMTTIVDNIQHIESQSLNGIAVVKVYLQPGASLDRAIGQITASSQTQLRQLPPGTTPPLIISYSASSVPILQLALSGTGLSEQALNDYGLNFIRTRLVTVPGASVPYPYGGKQRQVQVDLDTAALQSKGLSPLDVVNAISAQNLILPSGTSKIGSKEYDVDLNGAPQTIAELNRIPIKTVGSSTIYIEDVANVRDGFPPQTNIVRVNGQRSVLLTIQKAGDASTLNVISGIKDQLTQIKAALPPALEVRPLADQSLFVRASIQGVLKEATIAACLTGLMILIFLGSWRSTLIIAVSIPLSILTSIVVLSAIGETFNIMTLGGLALAVGILVDDATVEIENIHRNIAQGKEIQQAILDGAAQIAVPAFVSTLSICIVFVPMFFLTGVARYLFVPLAEAVVFAMLASYLLSRTLVPTMAKYLLRGHEEEPAHLSTDSRNPFVRFQVRFEEVFEGLRDGYHRSLNLCLHHRRVFLAGFFSVCVTLLLLVIPWLGQDFFPAVDGGQIKLHLRAPTGTRIEDTARLCDLIERSIREHIPQEEISSIIDNIGLPYSGINLSYSNSAPVGPADADVLVSLSAKHRPTEEYVHDLRLDLPKQFPGVTFSFLPADIVSQILNFGLPAPLDLQIVGNNKEANHRFADGLIEKLRYVDGIADLRIQQPFDQPKLHIWVDRTKAQEIGFTQRDVATNLLVSLSGSFQTSPTFWLDPKNGVSYNIAAQTPQYRVDTLEQLENIPVTGTNSNAPPEILASLASINRGVGSPVISHYNIQPVIDIYGSVQGRDLGSLASDVNRIVQENQKDLPRGSQLIVRGQVQTMRSSYIGLLGGLVFSIVLVYLLIVVNFQSWLDPFIIISATPAALCGIAIFLFVTHTRLSVPALTGAIMCVGVATANSILVVSFAKEQIEEGRDPVAAALAAGFTRFRPVLMTALAMIIGMVPMALGLGEGGEQNAPLGRAVIGGLLFATVATLFFVPTFFSVMHCKRTASVEAQ
- a CDS encoding aldo/keto reductase yields the protein METRRLGNSSMNITPIGVGAWAIGGGGWEFGWGPQEDKKSLAAIHEALDRGINWIDTAAVYGLGRSERVVGLALKECTSRPYIFTKSSLVWDESGQIGHSLRAKSIRREVEDSLKRLAVDVIDLYQVHWPNPDVDIEEGWTEMVRLKEEGKVRYIGVSNFDVGQMKRAQSIAPITSLQPPYSILARDAEEEILPYARENDIGVIVYSPMYSGLLTGAMTRTRITQLARDDWRRRNPNFQEPLLSRNLRLVQLLREIGDRYERTPGEVAIAWTLRNPAVTAAIVGVRTPEQVSGVIRAGDFYLGALEAKQIELALQHEAAVA
- a CDS encoding sigma 54-interacting transcriptional regulator, yielding MTRRATQARGHLLWEISRAIASHSNLTELFQALATTLHSVVTFDYLSVVLHDSSRDVMRMHVLQSAISLPLQAGMEFAIDESLAAFVMRSGKPMIIADTHEETRFAKLMKLLVEHDVRSICSVPLATPRRSLGALSFGSSDRRAYVEDDFEVLQVVADQVAVAVENALNFEAVQKLREKLGRERDRLKLLLDINNAVVSSLDLPGLFRAIPTSVRQAMQCDAASLALPEANNRDLRLHGVDIRDGRGVLREEMAIPISGSSSGIAFDSGKPFTFGKPPDNSSQISLQTNAGEGFNSGCFIPIIRGDRKLGVLLLLDRRENAFSVQDVEFLGQIAGQVAIALENALNYQELSESRERLVKERLYLLNEIRSEHRFDEVVGSSPALKAVLTQIETVAPTDSTVLLEGETGTGKEVIARTVHNLSSRRDHTFVKVNCAAIPSGLLESELFGHERGAFTGALTQKIGRFELAHKGTLFLDEIGDMPLELQPKLLRVLQEQEFERLGGTRSIRVDVRIVAATNRDLSKMVEERLFRADLYYRFRVFPVTLPTLRERREDIPALVRYFASKYAERMKKPVKTIPSTAMDALVRYDWPGNIRELQNFIERAVILSSDEVLRPPLSELTNQMKLTPHENGNGNSLQHAEREHIVRVLKDADWVLGGDQGAAVKLGIPRTTLIYKMRRLGIPRQPV
- a CDS encoding efflux RND transporter periplasmic adaptor subunit, producing the protein MAITELEQPPRAKDMNGSEGSSPTPFRRKTIWLVAVIALLLVTAVMSFAILPRIKAKAAVHGETAEMAVPTVTVIHPEHSAPSKEIVLPANVQAFSSAPIYARTNGYLKRWYVDIGTHVKKGQLLAEIETPEVDQQLQQARAQLATANANLKLSQITSNRFQELLKSDSVSKQETDSAVGAYEANVATVQANEFNVKRLQDLQSFERIYAPFDGVITARNTDIGALIDSGSGGAKTELFRIAQPGVVRAYVNVPQAYSQSAKSGIAADLRLAEFPGQRFQGKLVRTAEAIDPVTRTLLVEVDVPNPTGSLLTGAYAEVHLKIPSASSAYVLPVNTLLFRSDGLRIATVRDGAHAQLVPVTIGRDFGDRVEVVAGLNGDEAVIVNPPDSLSSGARVRVAQSPAVLGG